One genomic region from Argentina anserina chromosome 2, drPotAnse1.1, whole genome shotgun sequence encodes:
- the LOC126783113 gene encoding E3 ubiquitin protein ligase DRIP2, which produces MANQVVKVKRETIAACMTCPLCNKLFREATTISECLHTFCRKCIYDKITEEDIEHCPICKTDLGCVPLEKLRPDHNLQDVRAKIFPFKRRKVNAPEITPSALPARRKERSLSSLVVSTPRVSSTQATATGKRTKAVARKASTLQGSSLLGEMSDNNEDESAEDHVESQSSPEASNKSGKNTRPNSFPAEPSEPVSIKGSENGAESWDGKDLWKPLNCLVEVANRTKSLKPNLQGSERVEPAVIPSESQVRKFKSKENKQKSKVEDEKNSTNPPSPDTMKPKKMRRARQKREASGESSITPQAVLDAGSGKLERRVGPIWFSLVASEEQEGEESLPQIPTSYLRIKDGSVPVSFIQKYLMRKLDLTSETEVEIKCMGQPVTPTLEMYNLVDLWLQTASSTQKIPASIGSSAKDFVMVLGYSRKISNS; this is translated from the exons ATGGCGAATCAGGTGGTGAAGGTCAAGAGGGAGACGATTGCAGCATGCATGACTTGCCCGCTTTGCAATAAGCTGTTTCGAGAGGCCACAACTATATCTGAATGTCTTCATACGT TTTGCAGGAAGTGCATATATGACAAGATCACAGAGGAGGATATCGAACACTGCCCAATATGCAAGACCGATCTGGGCTGTGTTCCCTTGGAGAAACTAAG GCCTGATCACAATTTGCAAGATGTAAGGGCCaagatttttcctttcaaaagaagaaaggTAAATGCTCCTGAAATTACACCTTCAGCACTGCCGGCTCGAAGAAAGGAAAGATCACTCTCGTCATTGGTGGTCAGTACTCCCAGAGTTTCGTCAACCCAAGCAACCGCTACAGGAAAAAGAACTAAAGCTGTTGCAAGAAAGGCTTCTACATTACAAGGGTCCAGTCTGTTGGGTGAGATGTCTGATAATAATGAGGATGAATCTGCAGAAGATCATGTAGAGAGTCAAAGCTCCCCAGAGGCCTCAAATAAGTCGGGGAAAAATACCAGGCCG AATTCTTTTCCCGCCGAGCCCAGTGAACCTGTATCCATTAAAGGATCTGAGAATGGTGCTGAATCATGGGATGGGAAGGACCTTTGGAAACCTCTAAATTGCTTGGTCGAAGTTGCAAACCGGACAAAGTCTCTCAAACCCAATTTACAAGGGTCTGAAAGAGTAGAACCGGCTGTCATTCCCAGTGAATCTCAAGTTCGTAAATTCAAAagtaaagaaaacaaacagaaaTCCAAAGTTGAGGATGAAAAGAATAGCACTAACCCTCCCTCTCCGGACACAATGAAACCTAAAAAGATGCGTAGGGCTCGCCAAAAGAGGGAAGCTTCAGGAGAATCAAGCATTACACCCCAAGCTGTTTTGGATGCAGGCAGTGGAAAACTTGAGAGAAGAGTTGGTCCAATTTGGTTCTCCCTAGTAGCTTCCGAAGAACA GGAAGGAGAAGAATCCTTGCCTCAGATTCCTACAAGTTATTTGAGAATAAA AGATGGAAGTGTGCCTGTCTCATTTATCCAGAAGTACTTAATGAGGAAGCTAGACCTTACTAGTGAAACTGAG GTTGAGATCAAATGCATGGGACAACCAGTGACCCCCACATTGGAGATGTATAATTTGGTCGACTTGTGGCTACAAACTGCATCATCCACACAAAAAATTCCAGCATCCATCGGCTCCTCTGCAAAAGATTTCGTCATGGTGCTTGGGTATTCTCGAAAGATTTCAAACTCCTAA